The Aedes aegypti strain LVP_AGWG chromosome 3, AaegL5.0 Primary Assembly, whole genome shotgun sequence genome contains a region encoding:
- the LOC5574204 gene encoding leucine-rich repeat neuronal protein 3, translated as MKILVKCSIVAICLGLILTSTVGAADDDDASKNSTSDKKDNSTDSNANQTSNKEPNPLCNTCSCNAKERTFDCSSMKLYKLFNMSDWATLNDSGVATDKMILSRNGIPEVPQFPKFDVKVLDLSFNNISVIVKKAFYYLKDLEVLDLSHNMLTRRALIPEIFEGSYNPDEYLPMEKLRVLRLGNNELHSLDPDLFEHLPVLEELSLKENVFKIIDQSTEVAIGNIMTLRVLDLSYMELLEIPKRIFHSPQGLQYLNLTGNLLTSVPEALDYAINLKWLSLDENPIESIQGEGVFPAIKTLEYLSLSYITPLKVIGRGAFSKLEGLKEIHICNNPELTHLHGEAFSRANADDPGRMEWPRVKQLYLHNNNLSMLDSQLLARWDDMEVIDVRVNPWLCDCDNQWMVETLLAIIEKTTPKIMNNIVCAAPDQMKGLSMVDLEHKHSQMRCLDKYGNRPQNDGALLIGLLIGILAGIPLTAAVIMIYRRGCFGLVRRGPADFSRAFYTRATNDENF; from the exons AACTCTACCGATAGCAATGCCAATCAAACATCCAACAAGGAGCCAAATCCTCTATGCAACACGTGCTCCTGCAACGCCAAGGAGCGAACCTTCGACTGCTCCTCGATGAAGCTGTACAAGCTGTTCAACATGAGCGACTGGGCTACGTTGAACGACAGCGGAGTCGCCACCGACAAGATGATCCTCAGCCGTAACGGCATCCCAGAAGTGCCTCAATTTCCCAAGTTCGATGTCAAAGTGTTGGATCTGAGCTTCAACAACATCAGCGTCATCGTCAAGAAGGCCTTCTACTACCTGAAGGATCTGGAGGTGCTGGATTTGTCGCATAACATGCTGACTCGAAGAGCGCTCATTCCGGAGATCTTCGAAGGAAGCTACAATCCGGACGAGTACCTACCGATGGAAAAGTTGCGGGTGCTACGCTTGGGCAACAACGAACTGCACTCGCTGGATCCGGATCTGTTCGAGCATTTGCCCGTCCTGGAGGAGCTGAGCTTGAAGGAGAATGTGTTCAAGATCATCGATCAGTCGACGGAGGTCGCCATCGGGAACATTATGACCCTGAGGGTGTTGGATTTGAGCTACATGGAGCTGTTGGAGATTCCGAAGCGGATCTTCCACTCCCCGCAAGGGCTGCAGTATTTGAACCTGACGGGAAACTTGTTGACGAGTGTTCCTGAGGCGTTGGACTACGCGATCAATCTGAAGTGGCTCAGTTTGGACGAGAATCCGATAGAGAGTATTCAGGGGGAAGG CGTATTCCCGGCGATCAAGACATTGGAGTACCTGAGCCTTTCCTACATTACGCCGTTGAAGGTGATTGGACGCGGGGCGTTCAGCAAGTTGGAAGGTCTCAAGGAGATACACATTTGCAACAATCCGGAGCTGACGCATCTGCACGGAGAAGCGTTCAGCCGGGCCAACGCGGACGATCCGGGGCGAATGGAGTGGCCCCGAGTGAAGCAGCTCTACCTGCATAACAACAATCTGAGTATGTTGGACTCGCAGCTGCTGGCCCGGTGGGACGACATGGAGGTGATTGACGTGCGGGTCAACCCGTGGTTGTGCGACTGCGACAACCAGTGGATGGTGGAGACCCTGCTGGCGATCATCGAGAAGACGACGCCCAAAATCATGAACAATATTGT ATGCGCCGCCCCTGATCAGATGAAGGGCCTTTCGATGGTCGACCTGGAGCACAAGCACAGCCAGATGCGTTGCCTGGACAAGTACGGCAACAGGCCGCAGAACGATGGCGCTCTGTTGATTGGCCTGCTGATCGGCATCTTGGCGGGCATTCCCCTCACCGCGGCGGTCATCATGATCTACCGGCGGGGTTGTTTCGGCCTGGTCCGCCGGGGACCGGCCGACTTTTCGCGGGCTTTCTACACCCGTGCCACCAACGACGAAAACTTCTAG